The Glycine soja cultivar W05 chromosome 3, ASM419377v2, whole genome shotgun sequence genome window below encodes:
- the LOC114406739 gene encoding uncharacterized protein LOC114406739, translating to MEPDNIDWDNIDSTFSQDDTYENFGAPMWVDLSAFDESLVDDEAWFCTHDCKHPKTAEDFLKPTTTRKSKAKLLRFATISEILPFRDRDLRENSSILESSYAKSSERSRRPSCSGSFYEDSENRNPNFSAPLPNGRTNKLKKPLIKTNKANSKQMDNGPVECPVKSSNKKPQLKSTFSAQNLLGGREIMSQISGFCSELKRLATRGRKGTSLQSGVSEEVKECVVHRERVPLLVVKDSRKGQTLE from the exons ATGGAACCCGACAACATTGACTGGGACAACATCGATTCTACGTTCTCTCAAGATGACACCTACGAGAACTTCGGCGCGCCTATGTGGGTTGATCTCTCTGCTTTTGATGAGTCTCTTGTTGATGATGAAGCCTGGTTTTGCACTCACG ATTGCAAGCATCCAAAAACTGCTGAAGATTTTCTTAAACCCACCACCACTCGCAAATCCAAG GCGAAGCTGTTAAGATTTGCAACCATTTCTGAAATTCTCCCCTTTAGGGACCGAGACCTAAG GGAAAATTCTTCAATTTTGGAAAGTTCTTATGCCAAGTCTAGCGAGAGATCCAGAAGACCCAGTTGTTCAGGAAGCTTTTATGAAGATAGTGAGAATAGAAATCCGAACTTTTCAGCTCCACTTCCCAATGGTAGGACCAACAAGCTGAAGAAGCCACTGATAAAGACAAACAAGGCCAATTCAAAACAGATGGATAATGGTCCAGTGGAGTGTCCCGTGAAAAGCAGCAATAAAAAACCTCAGCTGAAGAGTACTTTCTCCGCACAAAATTTGTTGGGTGGCAGAGAGATTATGAGTCAGATCAGCGGGTTCTGCTCTGAATTGAAGAGGCTAGCAACAAGAGGGAGGAAAGGGACAAGTCTTCAAAGTGGGGTGTCAGAAGAGGTGAAGGAATGTGTGGTACACAGGGAAAGGGTACCTCTTcttgtggtcaaggattcaagGAAGGGACAAACTCTTGAATGA
- the LOC114405235 gene encoding heat shock 22 kDa protein, mitochondrial-like — protein MASSLIAKRFLSSSLLSRSLLRLAAFASHCSFNTNTMRQYDNHTDDHSIDIGCRSERSFPSTARRDDIFSGCVDPFFSTRSLSQVLNMMNQVINNLFLSALHGIEASTGVRRGWDARETEDALLHSTKSLTSKNLIPRNP, from the exons ATGGCGTCCTCTCTCATTGCGAAGCGCTTCCTCTCCTCTTCCCTCCTCTCCAGGTCCCTCCTTCGCCTCGCTGCTTTCGCTTCCCACTGCTCTTTCAACACCAACACCATGCGCCAGTATGACAACCACACCGATGACCACAGCATCGACATCGGTTGTCGCTCCGAACGCTCTTTCCCTAGCACTGCGCGTCGTGACGATATCTTCTCAG GATGTGTTGATCCATTTTTTTCAACTCGAAGTTTGAGTCAGGTTCTGAACATGATGAACCAGGTCATTAACAATCTGTTCCT GAGTGCATTGCACGGGATCGAAGCTAGCACTGGAGTGCGTCGCGGATGGGACGCGAGGGAGACAGAGGATGCTCTGCTTCATTCCACGAAATCCCTGACCTCAAAAAACCTCATTCCACGCAATCCCTAA